The genomic DNA CGGCCTGTTTGACCATAAGGTGGTCAAATTTACCGGTCAGCTTCCAGTGGATCTGTCGCACGCTGTCCCCCGGAATATATCCGCGTATCTGGTGCACTTCACTGACATCATACCCCGCCCTGTCCGGCTCGTACTCATCGCTCTCCTCTGGGCAAACACTGTCTATCACAGGCAAAACCCGCATGAGAAAGGTGTTTGGCATAATAATGGTATCGGCCTCAGCTTCAAATTTCAGCGGATATCGTGTCATACCAAAAAAATCGACAGCGGCCACTCGCTTAAAGGTGACGGCCACCTGCCCGCAGTGTTGTGATTTTATGCGAAAGGTCACCTTTCGCCGACTCATTGGCAACACCGGTACCGAGACTGCCTGTCCGGTCTCCTCGCCAGTCAGCAGATTGCGCAGCAAAAGGGTGCAACGCAGTTGCATCACGGGCAGATAGCTGCGGTTTATAACCTGAAGTTCGCCCCGTGCGCCCTGCTTTTTACCTCCGCCCTCCTTAACCTTGACCGAAAGCGTCAGCTTTTTAGACGCCAGCCAAGTCGCAAGGGCCGATGCCACAAAGCAAAACGGCAACAGCATCAGCAGCCAGCGCAGCGCAGGAGTTTGTCCAAAAACTGCCACGAGGAGTATGGCAGCCAGCCAAATCAGCCATACTGCTGCATTCATCTGCGTCTTCCTCTACCAGAGAGTACCGACGAAGTGCCCGAAACCGGTTTTGCAATGGACTCCAGCACCTCTTTTAAAATGTCAGTAGCGACCAGGTTAGCCAATCGAGCCTTGGCACTCAGCAGCATGCGGTGTGCACAAACGTCACAGAAAATTTCGGCAATATCATCTGGCACAACAAAATCACGGTCATAAACATAGGCATAAGCCTTGGCCATACGGCAGACTGCCAGCGCACCACGCGGGGAAAGGCCCAATTGAATCATGGGGTGGCTGCGGGTGGCCTGCGCCAGCTGGGTGATATATTCATAGAGTGAATCGGCAATGTGTACCGACGCAACCTCGTTTTTCATCGCTACAAGTGCCGCTGCACTGATCACCGGCGAAACGGCGTCCAGCGGGTTTTCGGTCTGGCGGTCACGCAGGATGTTGACCTGGCTTGCAAAATCGGGATAGCCCATCTGAAGCCTGACCATAAAGCGGTCGAGCTGGGCGTGCGGCAGAATCTGCGTCCCGGCCGTACCCACGGGGTTTTGGGTGGCGATAACCACAAAAGGCTGAGGAACCGAGCGGGTCACACCATCCACGGTGATTTGCCCTTCTTCCATCACTTCCAGCAGTGCCGACTGTGTCTTGCTGGAGGTTCGGTTGATCTCATCAGCCAACAGTAGGTTGGTCATGGCAGCACCGGGCTTGTAGCTCAACGCACCACCGGCTTTGTCATAAACCGAAAAGCCAACAACATCCGAGGGCATGCTGTCGGATGTAAACTGAATGCGCTTAAAGTCGATACCCAGCGTCTTGGCGAACGCCAGTGCCAGCGTGGTTTTGCCGACGCCCGGAACGTCCTCCATCAGAATATGGCCGCCGGACAAGATTGCCATGAGCACACGAGAGAGCACCTCATCCTTGCCCACGATAACGGTTTGAACCTGCTTTAGAATCAAATTACTTTTATTAGCCATTTGTCCTGCTCCTTTATACTAATTCCGTCTAAAATCATAAAACAGAATTTTCAGCAACGGAATTGCATGAGACGTTTTTTCGCATAAAAAGCGAAGCCAGCACGGCGTAGCCGGGCTTTTCTCAATGAATATGTCTCATTTTAAATCAGT from Oscillospiraceae bacterium MB24-C1 includes the following:
- a CDS encoding DUF58 domain-containing protein: MNAAVWLIWLAAILLVAVFGQTPALRWLLMLLPFCFVASALATWLASKKLTLSVKVKEGGGKKQGARGELQVINRSYLPVMQLRCTLLLRNLLTGEETGQAVSVPVLPMSRRKVTFRIKSQHCGQVAVTFKRVAAVDFFGMTRYPLKFEAEADTIIMPNTFLMRVLPVIDSVCPEESDEYEPDRAGYDVSEVHQIRGYIPGDSVRQIHWKLTGKFDHLMVKQAGQPLKHAMLLFLDFSTSHKKKSSPACFDALAEVAVSLSQALLDAGIAHLIGWRQPDGALAHASVQNADDLTEALPEMLCAHDLGVLSEGQGSNLFENLRFSQMIWLCTAVPSIYFDTNAKMTVLCCTDSRQKDNEQGDESVVFFTPASYQKDLANLIL
- a CDS encoding MoxR family ATPase translates to MANKSNLILKQVQTVIVGKDEVLSRVLMAILSGGHILMEDVPGVGKTTLALAFAKTLGIDFKRIQFTSDSMPSDVVGFSVYDKAGGALSYKPGAAMTNLLLADEINRTSSKTQSALLEVMEEGQITVDGVTRSVPQPFVVIATQNPVGTAGTQILPHAQLDRFMVRLQMGYPDFASQVNILRDRQTENPLDAVSPVISAAALVAMKNEVASVHIADSLYEYITQLAQATRSHPMIQLGLSPRGALAVCRMAKAYAYVYDRDFVVPDDIAEIFCDVCAHRMLLSAKARLANLVATDILKEVLESIAKPVSGTSSVLSGRGRRR